The following nucleotide sequence is from Simkaniaceae bacterium.
ATGGCCATTCATAGCTGCAAATGTCAAAGGTGTACTGCCATAGCGGTCAGCCTGATCAACAGGTGCTCCTGCACTTATAAGCTCTCTTACTATTTCAACATAGCCATTCTTAGCTGCAAATTTCAAAGGTGTGTCTCCATAACCATCAGCCTGATCAACAGGTGCTCCTGCTCTTACAAACTCTCTTACTATTTCAACATGGCCATCTCTAGCAGCCCTCACTAAAAGAGCGCCACTATTGCTATTAATAGGTAGCTCTACAATCGCATCTCTTTCTACAGTATTTTTCCACTGTAAATCAGTACGGCCAAGTGCACCCACTGCGCAATCATGAATCGCCTTAATTTCTTTATAGGCTTCTACATCCATGATTTGAATTCTAGGTTTTGGCTCAATACGTTTCCAAGTCGCCGCAAGTACTGCATTGTCGTCAACCCCTTGTCGAACCCAAAACTCGATTTCATCAGCATGCTTTAAAAAAGTATCAGAAATTCTCTGCGGAAGAAGTTTCCCTTTTTCAACCTCATCTTCCTTTGTTGTTTGAATAAACGTTTCATCTCTTTTAAGATTAGATTTATATCTCACATCATCCGTTGCACTAAGGTGAATTAACCGAATATGATATCCTTGTTTTTTTAGGAAATTAAAAAAGAGATGGGTCTTATCTGATGTTGATGTCGTTCCATAGTAAAACCCAATACCCTCTCTAATTAAATTACCCAGAATCAAATGAGTAGCTGCATTTGACCCAGGCCTCCATTTATCATAAGCGGCTCTTCTAGCTTCTTTGGAATGATCTGATTCTTTAAGATCTCTGCGATAGGTTCTTCTTTGACTTTTCAAACAAACATCATCAGGACAAATGTATGCATAAGACACTCCATTGGCCTCAAGTTTTTCTCGATCTCTGTGTAAAAGCGTTGTCTTTCCGGCACCAGGAGCACCGGCTGTAATAATAGCAACCTTTTCATAAGAAGGTACGTCGTTAATAATACGATTATAGATACTTTGGATATCTCTTTCGAGATGAGCTGCTTCTTCTCTGGTATAAGACTCTTTATGATCAAAAGCTTTACCTGACAGAAACGCTTCTAGAAGTGATCTGGGAACAGAATATTGATAATCAGAATTATAAATACGGTCCATGCTACATATATCGACCGAACTTGTTGCATCAGACGCCATAATTTCCCCATAAAATTTAAAATTAAAGAGAAATAATAAGGATATAAGAAATTAAAGTAAAGTGAATAAAAACCATCTGGAAAATTACCGGCCGGTATAAAACGATTAGTGCTCATCACCAATATCTTGAGGATATTGGTGATGAGCACTATCGAAAATCTGAGAAGGTCAAGCTGCTACCTCCCTGCTTTAGCAGGAAGCTCATGCAGCCAACGATATGATAACTAAAGTTATAAAGGGAATTTTTTAAAGATTTTAGCGGCACTCGGATTCGAACCAAGGACACTCGGATTATGATTCCGATGCTCTAACCAACTGAGCTATGCCGCCAAAAAGAAGTCTGTTTACAATTACTCGTAAACAGACTTTGAATTAGCGGGAAAAGGATTCGAACCTCTGACCTTTGGGTTATGAGCCCAACGAGCTAACCACTGCTCCATCCCGCGATAAATTTCATTGCAAAGCTTAACAAATGCAATGAATTACTCACAACTTCTTTTTTATTTTTCTTGCATGACTGCAAGCATTTTCTTAAATTGCCCGTTTTGATCGCCAAGACCAAGAGCTAAAACAAATGGACCGTGCTCATTGGAAAGAGTCTCATCCGGCCATGATAAAAACTGCTTGGGCTTGTGTATGCGCGCGAGTGTTAAATGAGGACGGTACAGATCGTGGATATCATTTATCAACTCATATCCATTGGATTGAAAAAGCTCCACAGCAACCCGATGGATTTTCATCAATTCACTTGATCTTGCGACAGATAGCTCTGCCCAATAGACCCCTTGATGCTCACCTACACCTTTTACAAAGCTCACACCGGTTAACCGAATGGGACATGGTTGCAACGCGTATTTTTCAAGTTGATTCCATAGACTTAAAGCTTCCTCCTCATCTTTACTATCAAATTGACAAACTGTGATATGAGGCAGACTCTCTTCCGAGAGCAAATAGCCATCGCTCACAGGAGCAAATAGTTGTTGAGCGGCATGCATATATGTCAAAACGGCATGTTTAGAAGGAACTAAGGCTAAATTGACAGCT
It contains:
- a CDS encoding 2'-5' RNA ligase family protein, whose product is MHAAQQLFAPVSDGYLLSEESLPHITVCQFDSKDEEEALSLWNQLEKYALQPCPIRLTGVSFVKGVGEHQGVYWAELSVARSSELMKIHRVAVELFQSNGYELINDIHDLYRPHLTLARIHKPKQFLSWPDETLSNEHGPFVLALGLGDQNGQFKKMLAVMQEK
- a CDS encoding ankyrin repeat domain-containing protein — its product is MASDATSSVDICSMDRIYNSDYQYSVPRSLLEAFLSGKAFDHKESYTREEAAHLERDIQSIYNRIINDVPSYEKVAIITAGAPGAGKTTLLHRDREKLEANGVSYAYICPDDVCLKSQRRTYRRDLKESDHSKEARRAAYDKWRPGSNAATHLILGNLIREGIGFYYGTTSTSDKTHLFFNFLKKQGYHIRLIHLSATDDVRYKSNLKRDETFIQTTKEDEVEKGKLLPQRISDTFLKHADEIEFWVRQGVDDNAVLAATWKRIEPKPRIQIMDVEAYKEIKAIHDCAVGALGRTDLQWKNTVERDAIVELPINSNSGALLVRAARDGHVEIVREFVRAGAPVDQADGYGDTPLKFAAKNGYVEIVRELISAGAPVDQADRYGSTPLTFAAMNGHAEIVREFVRAGASVDQADGYGDTPLKFAAMNGHAEIVREFVRAGAPVDQADGYGDTPLKFAAMKGHAEIVRDLISAGAPVDQADRYGSTPLKFAAMNGHAEIVRELTSAEASVDHAETDTRSHINH